The following proteins come from a genomic window of Mucinivorans hirudinis:
- a CDS encoding Mobile element protein codes for MDAKSKFIDCYKVTDASVHDSQPLEDLLEENDKGQPLY; via the coding sequence GTGGATGCTAAGAGCAAGTTTATTGATTGTTATAAAGTTACTGATGCTTCGGTGCACGATTCACAGCCGTTAGAGGATTTACTAGAGGAGAACGACAAGGGGCAACCTCTATATTGA
- a CDS encoding Mobile element protein, translating into MINQVCERGYRNHPLTNEQKASNREKSSVRSRVEHVFGFMEQSMHGIKVERVGIVRATGILGLMNLTYNLFRYEQVVRLNLLPIKN; encoded by the coding sequence ATGATAAATCAGGTGTGCGAGAGGGGTTATAGGAATCATCCTTTGACCAACGAGCAGAAGGCGAGCAATCGCGAGAAGTCAAGTGTTCGCTCTCGTGTGGAGCACGTTTTTGGGTTTATGGAGCAGTCGATGCACGGTATCAAGGTGGAGCGCGTTGGTATAGTGCGAGCCACCGGGATACTTGGTCTTATGAACCTCACCTACAATCTGTTTAGATACGAACAGGTTGTACGACTGAATCTATTACCGATAAAAAACTAA
- a CDS encoding transposase, translating to MEDKWGQKYPVVIGSWRRNWDKLSAYFAYDEHIRRLIYTTNAVEGFHRQARKVTKTKGVFPNDMALMKLLYLAVLNISKKWTQPLPNWALTAGQLRIKFGERMPMEL from the coding sequence TTGGAGGATAAATGGGGGCAGAAATACCCTGTTGTTATAGGCTCGTGGCGACGAAATTGGGATAAGCTTAGTGCCTATTTTGCTTATGATGAGCATATTCGCAGACTTATCTACACAACTAATGCTGTTGAGGGATTTCATCGTCAGGCACGGAAAGTGACCAAGACAAAGGGAGTATTCCCTAATGATATGGCATTGATGAAGTTACTCTACCTGGCGGTGCTCAACATCTCCAAGAAATGGACTCAACCCCTTCCGAATTGGGCGTTAACAGCAGGTCAATTGCGGATAAAGTTTGGCGAAAGGATGCCAATGGAGCTATAG
- a CDS encoding Mobile element protein, which yields MRKIQYKSTGIAGLFDHEQALEQLSNKGNALERLSEVLDFEIFRELLEDSILTKEKKNNAGAKPYDVVMLLKILILQRYFGLSDGQVEYQIIDRASFKAFLWLSSGDKVPDEKTVWSFREKLTNNQTIEKTFVLFRDVLNAKGLILNEGKMVDATFATAPIQRNTREENKQIKDGDGAALWNNKPPQEEAQRH from the coding sequence CACGAGCAAGCATTAGAGCAGTTATCTAACAAGGGGAATGCTCTTGAACGATTAAGTGAAGTATTAGATTTTGAGATATTTCGCGAGTTATTGGAGGATTCCATTTTGACCAAAGAGAAGAAGAACAACGCGGGTGCAAAACCTTACGATGTCGTGATGCTATTAAAGATTTTGATACTTCAACGCTACTTCGGATTATCTGATGGTCAGGTTGAGTACCAAATCATTGACAGAGCAAGTTTTAAGGCGTTTTTGTGGTTGTCTTCGGGTGATAAAGTTCCCGATGAGAAGACGGTTTGGTCTTTTCGCGAGAAATTGACCAACAACCAAACCATAGAAAAGACCTTCGTTCTTTTTCGCGATGTACTCAATGCGAAAGGTTTGATTCTCAATGAGGGAAAGATGGTTGATGCTACATTTGCAACTGCTCCTATTCAACGCAATACCCGTGAGGAGAACAAGCAGATAAAAGATGGCGATGGTGCTGCATTATGGAATAATAAACCCCCACAAGAAGAGGCACAAAGACATTGA